The following coding sequences lie in one Niabella agricola genomic window:
- a CDS encoding dihydrofolate reductase family protein has translation MRKLKLQMNILLDGKWDSGMSDFSIDNLTHVDCILHGRKTGEGFIPYWTEVANNPNDSEYQLGKRIAKVPNAIFSNTLKESKWNNTIIINGDLAPAIKALKNIVGKDIIVYGGDSFAASLIQHDLIDEYYVLANPAALGNGQQTFNPLKNELTLKLVECKAFACGAVLLHYSRQQ, from the coding sequence ATGAGAAAGCTAAAATTACAAATGAATATTTTACTCGACGGTAAATGGGACAGCGGGATGTCGGATTTTAGTATTGACAATCTCACGCATGTGGACTGCATTTTGCACGGCAGAAAAACCGGGGAAGGCTTTATTCCCTATTGGACCGAAGTAGCAAATAACCCTAATGACAGTGAGTATCAACTTGGAAAACGGATTGCAAAAGTTCCAAATGCCATTTTTTCAAATACACTCAAAGAAAGCAAGTGGAACAATACAATCATTATAAACGGCGATCTGGCGCCGGCAATAAAAGCCTTGAAAAACATAGTGGGGAAAGACATTATTGTATATGGTGGCGATTCATTTGCAGCATCATTAATACAACATGATTTAATTGATGAATATTATGTACTGGCAAACCCTGCTGCATTAGGAAACGGGCAACAAACCTTCAATCCCCTAAAAAATGAACTAACCCTAAAACTTGTAGAGTGTAAAGCATTTGCCTGTGGCGCAGTCCTGCTACATTACT